A window of Candidatus Melainabacteria bacterium RIFOXYA2_FULL_32_9 genomic DNA:
TATAGAAAGCCGTTTTATTGATGGCATCAATTTCTCTTGTTAGAACATAAACATTTTTTGCACCTGCAAGACTTGCCAATATAGGCATTAAAGCAGGTTCTCTTGAATACATAGGTAAAAGAACATTGTAGCCTGATAAATCAAGCTTAAATTGCTTTATGTTTTGCTCTATTAGTCTTACGAGAGAATAATTTTTCAAATTTATTAATCCTTATTTTCTACTAGATAAGATTTTAGCAATCTTTTTTAAATAGGAAAATTTGTTAATTTTTTATTTAACAACATCTTGTCAAGTTATTGAATTTTATTGATGTTTAGCAATTTTATATTGAAATAAGTTTGTTTAATAATTCTATAATAAAATAAACAATTTATTTATATGCTTAATAAAATTACATTAATTTTAGTTAAAAATAAAATTCAAAAATAGTTTAGTAAAAATGTACTTAAATATGCATATATAAACGTAAGTAAGCCTTAGAATCTGTTATCACATTATATAATAAAGCTTTCTTAAAATATAATTAGTGTTAAACTATAATAATTATTGAAATATGGCTATAATTTTATGAAATAACTGATTAATAAAGCGTTTTTGCTATCAAAACATGACTGGTTTCTTATAGTTTTTATAAAGAAAATTAAGCATTTAGAGTATAATTTTATTGTACATAAATTAAACTAAATTTTAGGCATTAATTAGAAAATTTAGTAATTAGAAAACTTGGATGAGGTTAATTTAATGGCTGTAAAAGAAAAAGTAGAAAAACAAGAAGTTAGTGAAAGTTCAAAAGAAAGAAAAAAAGCTCTAGAAATTGCTCTTGATAAAATTGAGAAAGATTTTGGAAAAGGTTCTATTATGCGTCTTGGCGATAAAGCGTCAGTCTCAGTAGAGTCTATTCCAACAGGCGCTTTATCTCTTGATCTAGCTTTAGGAATTGGCGGAGTACCAAGAGGAAGAATCGTTGAAATCTATGGACCAGAAAGCGGTGGTAAAACTACTTTAGCATTACATATAGTTGCTGAAGCTCAGAAAAAAGGTGGCATTGCAGCTTTCGTGGATGCTGAACATGCTCTTGATCCGGAATATTCAAGAAAATTAGGTGTAAAAGTTGATGAACTTTTAGTAAGCCAACCTGACACCGGTGAGCAGGCTCTTGATATTACAGAAGAACTCGTACGATCCGGTGCGGTTGATGTGATTGTTATTGACTCAGTTGCTGCGTTAGTTCCAAGAGCTGAAATTGATGGCGAAATGGGTGATGCTCATATGGGTCTTCAGGCAAGATTGATGAGCCAAGCACTCAGAAAATTAACAGCTGTTGTTGGTAAAACAAGAACAACCGTTATATTTATTAACCAACTTAGAAGTAAAATCGGTGTTGTATACGGTAATCCTGAAACTACTACTGGTGGTAACGCACTTAAATACTATGCCAGCTTACGTCTTGATATTAGAAAAATTGAAACCCTTAAGAAAGACGGGCAAGAATTCGGCAACAGAGTAAAAGTAAAAGTAGTGAAAAACAAAGTAGCACCACCTTTCAGAATTGCTGAATTTGATATTATCTACGGAGAAGGTATCTCTAAAATTGGCTGCATAATTGATGTTGCTGTTACTACAAACATCATTAACAAATCAGGAACCTGGTTCAATTACGGTGACGTGAAATTTGGACAAGGTAAAGAAAAAGTAAAAGAATACTTAATGGAAAACCCTAAATTACTCGAAGAAATTGACACAAAAGTTAGGGAAAACCTGTCAGAAATGACAACCGTTTCTAATAAGGGAAATGAAGTAGAAGAATAGTTTTAAGCTAATTTTGATATGAAACTTTCTAAATAAATTCTTAACAGCCGATAAATAGAAGATAAAATGTTTGTTTAAAAATAGTGTTATGTGATATTATTTATAATGCTAGGATCGATATCTTCTTTTATCGGCTGTCCTGTAGAAACAAGAGTTAACTGGCGAAAACGCTCAGTTTTTAATAGGAAACTCATTTATATTTTATAGAAAAGAGGTATAGGACAATCGAAAACATCGGTCAAATATTAATATTTGTTGCATTGTTAGCAGCAGCGGTAATATATATAGTTTACTTACATCTTCAACTTAAAGACAAAAATTCTCAAATAGCTATAGTTGAAGCCGAAGCCTCAAGAAAAATTCTTGAAGCCGAGGAACAAATCAAGCTCCAGCGTAAAGAAGCTCTAATTTCTGCTAAGGAAGCTTTACACAACCAAAGACAGGAATTTGAAACTGAAGTACGCGAAAGAAGAGCAGAACTTGCAAAGCTAGAACAAAGATTAATTCAAAAAGAAGAAAATCTTGAGTCAAAAAATCAAGCAGCCGTTGAAAGAGAAAATGAACTAGCAAAAAAAATAGACGAACTTTATGATAAAGAAGACTATCTAGCTGAGCTTGTAGACAAACAAACTAAAGAACTTGAGAGAATTTCTGGTATAACAGCTGAAGAGGGTAGAACTCTACTGTTACAACAACTTGAAGAAGACTTAAAAAAAGAAGCTGCACAGTTAATACGTGATAATGAAGCATACATTAAAGAAACAGCCAGCACAAAAGCTAAAGAAATAGTTTCAAATGTAATGCAACGTTGTGCAATAGATCAAGTTGTAGAATCAACTGTTGCTGTTGTGAATCTTCCTAATGATGAAATGAAAGGAAGAATTATAGGACGCGAAGGTAGAAATATTCGCGCTCTTGAGACATTTACAGGTGTCGATTTAATCATTGACGATACTCCTGAAGCAGTTGTTTTATCAAGTTTTGATCCTATAAGGAGAGAAATAGCAAGAACTGCTTTAGAAAAACTTATTACAGATGGTCGTATTCACCCTGTAAGAATTGAGGAAATGGTTAATAAAGCCCGTGAAGAATTAGATGAAAGAATGTTCAAAGAAGGTGAAACTGCTACTTTTGATCTGGGAATTATGAATCTACATCCCGAATTGATAAAAACACTGGGAAGACTCTATTTTAGAACAAGCTACGGTCAAAATGTACTTAAGCATTCTATAGAAGTTGGAAATCTTGCAGGCATGCTTGCTACTGAGTTAGGAGCAAACGTAAATATCGCCAAACGCGCAGGATTATTACACGATCTTGGTAAGGCTCTTGATCAAACACAAGAAGGAACTCATATTGAACTTGGTGTTGAAATTGCAAGACGCTATGGAGAAAATGAAGCAATTATTCATGCCATAGAAGCCCACCACGATGATGTTACCGCTGATACAGTTGAGGCTGTTTTAGTTAAAATAGCTGATGCTATGAGTGCAGGTAGACCTGGTGCAAGAAGAGATACTCTTGAAATTTACATTAAGAGAATTCAAAAACTTGAAGAAATAGCTACTAGTTATCCTGGAATTAAAAAGTCTTTTGCTGTTCAAGCAGGACGTGAAATAAGAGTTATGGTACAACCTTCCATCTTCGATGATGTTGCGGCCAGTAAGCTTGCAAGAGACATTGCAAAACGTATTGAGACAGAGCTTGAATATCCAGGACAAATTAGAGTTACCGTTGTTCGTGAAATTAGAGCTACTGAAATTGCGAAATGAGCACTTTAGATGTACTTTTCCTGGGTGATATTGTAGGAAAACCCGGAAGAAGAATAGTTAAAAATTTTTTATCAGAAGAAATCAGGTCTTTTGAAAGAAGACCTGATTTTATAATTGCTAATGCTGAAAATGCTTCTCATGGCTTTGGATTAACTGAAAGAAATTATAATGAATTGCTTGATATTGGTATTGATGCTCTTACCAGCGGAAATCATATTTGGGATAAAAAAGAAATTTTTACCTATATAGACAAGGCAGACAAGTTAGTTAGGCCTTTAAATTATCCTCAAGGTTCTCCTGGGGTTGGATCAAGAGTATTTAATGTTCAGAATTCATCTATAGTGATAATAAATGTACTTGGAAGAGTTTTTATGGCACCTGTCGATTCTCCGTGGTCGGCTTTGGAAAATGAAATTAAGAGAATCAGAGAGGAAGTAAGAAATCCTATTATAATCATTGATTTTCACGCTGAAGCAACTGCTGAAAAGATATCTCTTGGTTATTTTGCTGATAATTTAGGTGTAAGTGCCGTTATTGGTACTCATACACATGTTCAAACTTCTGATGAGAAAATTTTATATAATGGCGCTGCTTATATTACCGACGTTGGATATTGTGGAGCTTATCATAGTATAATTGGAATGGAAATCAATAATTCTATAAAAAGATTAATAACAAATATTCCAGAAAGATATGATGTTGCTCCTATCGATAAAGCAGAACTTAATGCGATTAAATTATCAATTAATATTGAAAATGGACGCACTGAAAGAATTGAAAGAATTAAATATATTAATGAGATTAATGAGGTAAGTTAAATATGAAAGGAAAATAATGTGAAATTAGATC
This region includes:
- a CDS encoding metallophosphoesterase; amino-acid sequence: MSTLDVLFLGDIVGKPGRRIVKNFLSEEIRSFERRPDFIIANAENASHGFGLTERNYNELLDIGIDALTSGNHIWDKKEIFTYIDKADKLVRPLNYPQGSPGVGSRVFNVQNSSIVIINVLGRVFMAPVDSPWSALENEIKRIREEVRNPIIIIDFHAEATAEKISLGYFADNLGVSAVIGTHTHVQTSDEKILYNGAAYITDVGYCGAYHSIIGMEINNSIKRLITNIPERYDVAPIDKAELNAIKLSINIENGRTERIERIKYINEINEVS
- a CDS encoding ribonuclease Y; the protein is MGQILIFVALLAAAVIYIVYLHLQLKDKNSQIAIVEAEASRKILEAEEQIKLQRKEALISAKEALHNQRQEFETEVRERRAELAKLEQRLIQKEENLESKNQAAVERENELAKKIDELYDKEDYLAELVDKQTKELERISGITAEEGRTLLLQQLEEDLKKEAAQLIRDNEAYIKETASTKAKEIVSNVMQRCAIDQVVESTVAVVNLPNDEMKGRIIGREGRNIRALETFTGVDLIIDDTPEAVVLSSFDPIRREIARTALEKLITDGRIHPVRIEEMVNKAREELDERMFKEGETATFDLGIMNLHPELIKTLGRLYFRTSYGQNVLKHSIEVGNLAGMLATELGANVNIAKRAGLLHDLGKALDQTQEGTHIELGVEIARRYGENEAIIHAIEAHHDDVTADTVEAVLVKIADAMSAGRPGARRDTLEIYIKRIQKLEEIATSYPGIKKSFAVQAGREIRVMVQPSIFDDVAASKLARDIAKRIETELEYPGQIRVTVVREIRATEIAK
- a CDS encoding recombinase RecA, coding for MAVKEKVEKQEVSESSKERKKALEIALDKIEKDFGKGSIMRLGDKASVSVESIPTGALSLDLALGIGGVPRGRIVEIYGPESGGKTTLALHIVAEAQKKGGIAAFVDAEHALDPEYSRKLGVKVDELLVSQPDTGEQALDITEELVRSGAVDVIVIDSVAALVPRAEIDGEMGDAHMGLQARLMSQALRKLTAVVGKTRTTVIFINQLRSKIGVVYGNPETTTGGNALKYYASLRLDIRKIETLKKDGQEFGNRVKVKVVKNKVAPPFRIAEFDIIYGEGISKIGCIIDVAVTTNIINKSGTWFNYGDVKFGQGKEKVKEYLMENPKLLEEIDTKVRENLSEMTTVSNKGNEVEE